In a single window of the Patescibacteria group bacterium genome:
- a CDS encoding bifunctional oligoribonuclease/PAP phosphatase NrnA, with protein MYYRNHRIAYRNLRKAKKVFLVIHEKPDGDAISSVCAMIDLLEDLKIDYYAYCFSEIPENFSFLPHSEKINIQKPNDFLIYDLIIPLDCGSLSRTTLIDEISSRGKNQKVIEFDHHPKVDSYSDIEIREIRAASTTQIIYDFFKKNKIKINKTKATCILTGISTDTGNFLYPSTSEKTIRISSEMLIRGARLPNILDSTWRNKSISGMKLWGIAINNLEINKKYNFATTVITKEDVKNTGANEEDIEGISGFLSNLDNVAGLLMLREEEDDTIKGSFRTSSEKVDVGKIAQKLGGGGHTKAAGFKVKGKIIKEGERWRIV; from the coding sequence ATGTACTACAGAAACCACAGAATAGCCTATAGAAATTTACGAAAAGCCAAAAAGGTTTTTTTAGTTATACACGAAAAACCAGATGGAGATGCTATTTCTTCTGTTTGTGCTATGATTGATTTGCTTGAAGATCTCAAAATAGATTATTATGCTTATTGTTTCAGTGAAATACCAGAGAATTTTTCTTTCTTGCCACATTCTGAAAAAATAAATATTCAAAAACCAAATGACTTTTTAATTTATGATTTAATTATTCCTCTTGATTGTGGCAGTCTGTCAAGAACAACATTGATTGATGAAATATCTAGTCGAGGAAAAAATCAGAAGGTTATAGAATTTGATCACCATCCAAAAGTTGATTCATATAGTGATATAGAAATTAGAGAAATAAGAGCAGCATCAACTACTCAGATAATTTACGATTTTTTTAAAAAAAATAAAATAAAAATTAATAAAACTAAAGCCACTTGTATCCTCACAGGTATATCAACTGACACTGGCAATTTCCTATACCCTTCAACTAGTGAAAAAACAATTAGGATATCTTCTGAGATGCTGATTAGAGGTGCAAGGCTTCCAAACATCCTGGACAGTACTTGGAGAAACAAAAGCATCTCAGGAATGAAACTTTGGGGAATAGCTATAAATAATCTTGAAATTAATAAAAAGTACAACTTTGCCACAACGGTTATCACAAAAGAAGATGTTAAAAATACTGGAGCTAACGAAGAAGATATAGAGGGTATTTCTGGATTTTTAAGTAATCTCGATAATGTTGCAGGACTTTTAATGCTCAGAGAAGAAGAAGACGATACGATAAAGGGAAGCTTTAGAACTTCAAGTGAAAAAGTAGATGTAGGCAAGATAGCTCAAAAATTAGGAGGGGGAGGACATACCAAGGCTGCTGGCTTTAAAGTTAAAGGGAAAATAATAAAAGAAGGAGAGAGGTGGCGGATAGTATAA
- a CDS encoding AAA family ATPase has protein sequence MIISFCGPAGSGKSTMAKMLADKLEWPRYYIGGIRRQKAAERGMTLAEYNKLGEESPETDIEVDEYQKKLGETEDNFIIEGRTSWHFIPHSLKIYIDVDEKIGAQRVFETLQKENERNEDNELKTVDDVLASHKKRKTSDIIRYKKYYDFDVYDKSNYDFIIDSSNQSKEESFEQLYGFVKGEL, from the coding sequence ATGATAATTTCTTTTTGCGGGCCAGCTGGTTCAGGAAAATCCACAATGGCAAAAATGCTCGCTGACAAACTAGAGTGGCCAAGGTACTACATTGGGGGGATTAGAAGACAAAAAGCAGCTGAGAGAGGAATGACTCTAGCAGAATACAATAAGCTCGGAGAAGAAAGTCCTGAGACAGATATAGAAGTTGATGAATATCAAAAAAAACTAGGAGAAACTGAAGATAATTTTATCATCGAAGGACGGACTTCATGGCACTTTATCCCACATTCACTTAAAATCTATATTGATGTCGATGAAAAAATAGGGGCGCAAAGAGTTTTTGAAACACTTCAAAAAGAGAATGAAAGAAATGAGGACAATGAATTAAAAACTGTTGATGATGTTCTCGCTAGTCATAAAAAAAGAAAGACAAGTGATATTATACGATATAAAAAATATTATGATTTCGATGTTTATGATAAAAGCAACTATGACTTCATAATAGACTCCAGTAATCAAAGCAAAGAGGAGTCATTTGAGCAGTTGTATGGCTTTGTGAAGGGGGAACTATAA
- the clpP gene encoding ATP-dependent Clp endopeptidase proteolytic subunit ClpP, producing the protein MPLIPTVIEKSTHGERAYDIYSRLLKDRIIFLGEPINDHVANIVIAQLLFLDAEDKNKDIKFYINSPGGSVTAGLAIYDTMQYIKSDVTTICVGIAASMAAVLLASGAKGKRLSLPNSEVMIHQVMGGTEGQASDIKIRAEHILKTKERLNTILAKHTGQKVLKIDKDTDRDNFMSAEEAKKYGLIDKIIS; encoded by the coding sequence ATGCCATTGATTCCAACAGTTATAGAAAAATCTACCCATGGTGAGAGAGCCTACGATATTTATTCAAGACTTCTTAAAGATAGAATTATTTTTTTAGGTGAACCAATCAATGACCATGTTGCAAATATTGTAATTGCCCAGTTATTGTTTTTGGACGCAGAGGATAAAAACAAAGATATTAAATTTTATATTAACTCCCCAGGAGGATCAGTAACAGCCGGCCTTGCTATCTATGACACCATGCAGTATATCAAATCTGATGTTACTACCATTTGTGTTGGCATTGCCGCTTCAATGGCAGCAGTATTACTAGCCTCAGGCGCTAAGGGGAAAAGACTCTCTCTTCCAAACTCAGAGGTTATGATACACCAAGTTATGGGAGGAACAGAGGGGCAAGCTTCAGATATTAAAATTAGAGCAGAACATATTTTAAAAACCAAGGAAAGGCTAAATACCATTCTAGCTAAACACACAGGTCAAAAAGTGTTAAAAATTGACAAAGATACTGATAGAGATAATTTTATGTCCGCAGAGGAGGCGAAGAAGTATGGATTGATTGATAAGATTATTTCTTAA
- a CDS encoding RluA family pseudouridine synthase: MIEIKITGENKGTRTDKFLAEELPANHNIEITRSQIQKLINDDSIKINDKTFNSSYRLKEGDVINIIKTTSKEKDTTPALEKLNLKIEDIIIKETEDYIIINKPAGIIVHEYENIMQETLVDVLLGKYPELRQIGEDPARPGIVHRIDREVSGLMVIARNQDSFDSLKEQFKDRSVQKYYKTLVYGEIVKDYDEIRFPITRSKSRYKMAALPETVHGEKQDQGKIAISEFDVIERRINYTMLKVKIKTGRTHQIRVHLSAYGNPLVGDDVYTTNKLREKNKKKALGRIFLVAYHLSFKDLKGEQQTFEIDLPEVLTEFLKTAK; the protein is encoded by the coding sequence ATGATTGAAATAAAAATAACGGGCGAAAACAAAGGAACACGAACTGATAAATTTTTGGCAGAAGAATTACCTGCTAATCATAATATTGAGATTACAAGAAGTCAGATTCAAAAATTAATCAATGACGATTCAATAAAAATTAATGACAAAACTTTTAATTCTAGCTACAGACTGAAAGAAGGAGATGTAATCAATATTATAAAAACCACTTCAAAAGAAAAAGACACAACACCAGCTCTAGAAAAATTAAACTTAAAGATTGAGGATATTATAATTAAGGAAACTGAGGATTATATTATTATCAACAAACCAGCAGGAATTATTGTTCATGAATACGAAAATATCATGCAAGAGACTTTAGTAGATGTTTTACTTGGAAAATATCCAGAACTAAGACAAATTGGTGAAGACCCAGCAAGACCAGGTATTGTTCACAGGATAGATAGAGAAGTGAGTGGTTTGATGGTAATAGCTCGAAACCAAGATTCTTTTGATAGCCTTAAGGAACAATTTAAAGATAGATCTGTTCAAAAATATTACAAAACTTTAGTTTATGGTGAGATTGTCAAAGATTATGACGAAATAAGATTCCCAATAACCCGCTCTAAATCTAGATACAAAATGGCTGCTCTCCCAGAAACAGTACATGGAGAAAAACAGGATCAAGGGAAAATAGCCATTTCAGAATTTGATGTTATTGAAAGACGAATCAACTATACAATGCTAAAAGTAAAAATTAAAACAGGGCGAACTCACCAAATCAGAGTCCATCTCTCAGCTTACGGGAACCCTCTTGTTGGTGATGATGTTTATACAACGAATAAATTAAGAGAAAAAAATAAGAAAAAAGCTCTAGGAAGAATATTCTTAGTTGCCTATCACCTATCTTTCAAAGATTTGAAGGGAGAACAACAGACTTTTGAAATAGATCTACCAGAAGTATTAACAGAATTTTTAAAGACTGCTAAATAA
- the infB gene encoding translation initiation factor IF-2, whose product MNITELARILRITPNELREHLPRLGFDIGLKAIKIPKPIANKIIKDWPRLRRQIETQKTIEREKEEAELKEQRKLNKITITLPQFVTVREFSDIANIPVNKILAELMRNGIFASLNERIDYDTAWLISEDLGLDIVKENEEDKENEEDEKDKLKDAMEGQKEELEGRAPVIVVMGHVDHGKTRLLDAIRETNVVEGEAGGITQHIGAYQIEKNDKKITFIDTPGHEAFTAMRSRGAKIADIAILVVAADDGVKPQTIEAYRIIEKAKLPIIVAINKIDKPDANIEKTKQELSSQLKLNPEDWGGKTIMAPISAKAGTGINELIDMILLVADVESENIQANPIGDAIGTVIESNIDKGAGAVVTILVQNGTLKTADPLTFNGIDYGKVRSLYNYLGEKIDEAGPSTPAKIIGLKISPEVGDMLEVGEGKKIKTKKIKASDQSRRTQAQNTPDDDESVKKLTILIKSDVLGSAEAIEESLYKIQGERIKVKIIYKGLGNITEGDIVRAESAGAMIAGFNVKLPVGLEEMAREKNIEVKMYSIIYDLINDVKEKLESMIEYDISIVDLGRLKVLALFRTEPKKQIVGGMVLDGKVEKDTIVDIERKGEILDRGKLTNLQAGKQEVDYVEAGEECGIVYEGSPIIEEGDILIIRKEEKTKSKL is encoded by the coding sequence ATGAATATAACCGAATTAGCCAGAATCTTGAGAATTACACCCAATGAGCTTCGTGAACATCTACCGAGGCTTGGTTTTGATATTGGCCTAAAAGCTATCAAAATTCCAAAACCAATTGCTAATAAAATCATTAAAGATTGGCCAAGATTGAGAAGACAAATTGAAACCCAGAAAACTATTGAAAGAGAGAAGGAAGAGGCTGAATTGAAGGAACAAAGAAAACTAAACAAGATTACCATAACACTTCCTCAATTTGTAACAGTTCGTGAATTTTCAGATATTGCAAATATCCCTGTTAATAAGATTTTGGCAGAATTAATGAGAAACGGAATATTCGCCTCTTTAAATGAAAGAATAGACTATGATACAGCCTGGCTGATCAGTGAGGACCTTGGTCTTGATATTGTTAAAGAAAATGAAGAAGACAAAGAAAATGAAGAAGACGAGAAGGATAAGTTGAAGGACGCAATGGAAGGTCAAAAAGAAGAGCTTGAAGGAAGGGCTCCTGTTATTGTTGTTATGGGTCATGTTGACCATGGTAAGACCAGATTGCTTGATGCTATCAGAGAAACAAATGTAGTCGAAGGAGAAGCTGGTGGAATTACTCAGCATATTGGTGCATATCAAATTGAAAAAAATGATAAAAAAATTACCTTCATTGACACTCCTGGACATGAGGCTTTTACGGCCATGAGAAGTCGTGGTGCAAAAATTGCCGATATTGCAATATTGGTAGTTGCTGCTGATGATGGAGTAAAACCTCAAACAATTGAAGCATATAGAATCATTGAAAAGGCAAAACTTCCTATTATCGTAGCTATAAATAAAATTGACAAACCAGATGCCAATATTGAGAAAACAAAACAAGAGTTATCTAGTCAACTTAAATTAAATCCAGAAGATTGGGGAGGAAAAACTATAATGGCTCCAATTTCAGCTAAGGCAGGGACTGGGATAAACGAGTTGATTGATATGATATTGTTAGTAGCTGATGTTGAATCTGAGAACATTCAAGCAAACCCCATTGGAGATGCTATTGGAACTGTTATTGAATCAAATATAGACAAAGGGGCAGGAGCTGTTGTTACCATACTTGTTCAAAATGGAACTCTAAAGACTGCTGATCCACTCACATTTAATGGTATAGACTATGGGAAAGTTAGATCATTGTATAATTATTTAGGAGAAAAAATTGACGAGGCTGGTCCTTCAACTCCAGCTAAAATAATTGGACTAAAAATATCTCCAGAAGTTGGTGATATGCTTGAAGTGGGAGAAGGGAAAAAGATTAAAACAAAGAAGATAAAAGCGAGCGATCAATCCAGGAGAACACAAGCTCAAAATACCCCAGATGACGATGAATCAGTGAAAAAACTTACGATACTAATTAAAAGTGATGTTCTTGGTTCAGCTGAGGCAATCGAAGAATCTTTATATAAAATTCAAGGTGAGAGAATAAAAGTAAAAATTATTTACAAAGGATTAGGAAATATTACCGAAGGAGATATTGTTAGAGCAGAATCAGCTGGAGCCATGATTGCCGGGTTTAACGTTAAGCTCCCCGTCGGCTTAGAAGAGATGGCTCGTGAAAAAAATATTGAAGTAAAAATGTATAGCATTATTTATGATTTGATTAATGATGTCAAAGAAAAGCTTGAGTCAATGATAGAATATGATATAAGCATTGTTGATTTAGGGAGACTAAAGGTTTTAGCCCTTTTTAGAACAGAGCCAAAGAAGCAAATTGTTGGTGGAATGGTGCTTGATGGCAAGGTTGAGAAAGACACTATTGTTGATATAGAAAGAAAGGGAGAGATTCTAGATAGAGGAAAATTAACAAATCTCCAAGCTGGAAAACAAGAAGTTGATTATGTTGAAGCAGGAGAAGAATGCGGAATAGTTTACGAGGGAAGCCCAATTATAGAAGAAGGAGATATTCTAATCATCAGGAAGGAAGAGAAAACAAAATCTAAATTATAA
- the rbfA gene encoding 30S ribosome-binding factor RbfA, which translates to MARIDQINEVLRKEVAQFIGNNIKMENGMITILDVDCSPELKNAKIYVSVLPDNQFGTALKMLKKNTSSLNSFLKRNVKLRKVPRIQWVIDPTEKEASVIERILNEIENEE; encoded by the coding sequence ATGGCTAGAATAGATCAGATTAATGAAGTGCTCAGAAAAGAAGTTGCTCAGTTCATTGGGAACAATATTAAGATGGAAAATGGAATGATAACCATCTTGGACGTTGATTGTTCGCCAGAGCTAAAAAATGCCAAGATATATGTTTCAGTTTTGCCAGATAATCAGTTTGGAACAGCATTAAAAATGCTTAAAAAAAATACTTCAAGTCTAAATTCGTTTTTAAAAAGAAATGTTAAACTAAGAAAAGTTCCTAGGATACAATGGGTTATCGACCCAACAGAAAAGGAGGCCTCAGTCATTGAAAGGATACTCAATGAAATTGAAAATGAAGAATAA